The sequence ataagTCTAACAGCATATTTTAAACCCAAAAGGGCTCGCACATAGGGCTTAttgaaaaatgaccaaagggcaCAATTAACTTGGGCTGAGAAAATACGAGACAATCCCTTAGGTAAACTCTGTCTTCATCATGGAAAAACATCTTCAAATGTGCAGATATTCTACCATTAGTATTTTTTACTTTAATACACCTATACTGATCAATTTCCCCACATTTTTAAAATACTGAATTAAATCACACAAATACAGCTTACTCTTATAATACTGATAATAATTAAATGTAATATACATAGTAAAATATATACACTGAAATATTTATACAAATTCTAAATttgcctatctctctctctttctctttctatcggAGTCCTTTAGGAATATGAAGAATTACTAAAACAGTGCTGATACACCTGTACTTTCATAATGTTCATATAAACTAAATTACAGTGACcctttacaaacacacaatgaAACCATATACAATATAAAGCCAAATGTTAATGGAGAAGGTAAAAAAGTGGGTTACATTCTCTGAGCAGACATCCAATTTCTCAACAGAACCACTAAACAtaccactagggggcagtaaCTGACAACGTttcaggaaaagaaaaagaaaaactgagCTAGTAAAAGAATTCAAAGATTAAAATGAATCATCATCGTTACAGTAAAACATGAGATAATCATTAGTCACGtaaattgtttgtttgttgtaagCACTGACGTTGTCTAGTAACGCAACACCTTACTGCATTCTCTGCATCCTCAGAACACGGTAAAACCTACAATTAATAGAGTCTGGTGTACAGTGGAAGTCAAGAGCACAGTCACAAGGAACATCGTCGAGCAGGCGTGACACACATTCGGAACACAGAGACTGCCAGTTACAGGAAAACAGGCAAGTGCACAAAATCAGCTGTGTTTGACAGGTCAACACATAACACAGAGGTTTGATAaaccagagagatagagacagagagagagaatggaagagaaggagatctTGACAAGGAAAGACACCAGAGATAGATTGAAGCGACTAAAAAATGGAAAATATAGGAACCGAAACCATAACAGTGGCATCaacagatgaagggagagaaatagagagagacagggttagcataaaggagagagacatggaacaGAATCCATTAGCTGTGGATAAGTTTGagagtctctgtctccctgtgtctgtcaacTAGAgccatggagggagagaggggcggggggagggaagggggcggAGGAGTGATGGGCACCAGGCTTttgaggggatggggggacaccgggggagggagggaggagaggggtggcagGGAACCTCCCTTTTTCCTGTCCAACAGGATCTGTGATCGGCCGGCCTGCATGGCCTCCTTGGACATGCTGAATACAGGCTCTATCTCGTTCTCTGAGCTGCAGTCGCTCAGGTCTGTAATCTCCAGATCCGAGTCGGACTCGGGGTCTTGCTTCACTCCGCTTCGGCACTCTGATgggctctgtctccctccagccatggcccccaggcccaggcccagccctccAAGCCCTCCAAGCCCTCCAAGCCCTCCCAGGCCTAGGCTCAGCCCCATGCCGAGCCCTGTGCCAGGGGTGCTGGCCTCAACCCTTTCCCTCTCACCCCCGGAGACTCCGTCCCCCCGGTCCGTCCGGCTCAGTGACAGGCCAGGGTAAGGTGGAAGGCATAGTCTCGCAGGTTGCCCACCAGCCGTGCCATTAGTAGCCCCGGTCTGCCCCccgccacccctctctcccccacctgccTCCCctgggggcagcagggaggaaAACGGGTGAGGCAGCTGGGACAGGCTGCTCTGCAGCGGGTTGTGGTAGAagtgggaggggtagagggagccGGGGGGCAGTTTAGGGCAGTTGTTGAGGGAGAAAGCCCCGGGGAGGTAAGGGTTGAAGCCCCAGGGGTAGTCAAACGGAGGGTTGCGGGGGTAAGGACCCAGAAGGGACGGGGGTTTCGAATAacagggggcgcctgggagagaaaagaaacacagagaggggaGTTAGCTCTCATAAGGGCCAAAGGTCTCCTGACATACCACTTCCAAGAATGTTCACTAATTATGCCCAACGCTTATTAGAAATTCTTATTAGCAGCCAGAGGGCCAAAGTCAGGCACAGTTGGCTTTTTACGAAAGGTAATTGTACATTCATGCATGCTAAAGATACTTTGCACTCGTTCAAAACAGTGATTAACACACAGGAAAGAATTATCGGGCAAACACATTACATCAAAACCTGGAATGGAATGAGAATTCCATCGTAATAAAATGGCTATGAATATAGCTGTATATCAGAATGTTGAAGATGAACTGGATTATTTTGTTCTGAGCAAAAAAATTTAACTTTGTATTAATATGTATGAATTTCTACAAATCACACTGACAGTCTGGTTTGCTCCACAACTTctttggagaaagaaaaagaaaaataggATAAATCTGAGGTGATACTGAAATTCAATTTTAATGAACAAACAAAAGAATTCCTTCCCACTAGTGCTGTACTTCTTTCCAACTGACAGCAAACTGTGAGAttcacccccacctctctctctctctctctctctctctctctctctctctctctctctctctctctctctctctctctctctctctctctccctccctccctctgtctctctctcgctctctctctctctctcgctctctcgctgtGTTATTTGCTATGCAGGGCTAATTTGATGGTGGAGTCTCTGTGTGCTGGGCCAGGAGTAGCTGGCAGACACATGAATATTGAATTAGTCAGGCAGGCCTCACTTGCTTATGAAAACACAGTAATGGGCGCCCACAGGCCACAAACCAAAGCCTGCACCCTCAATTAGGCCCTTCCTGCCTGGGAAGGGATTAGGACAGGGGGGACacatgggagggagagaagggtgaggagagaaggagggggaaatACGTCCTGAGGACAAACTAAGTTAGGGGGGGGCAGGTTGTGTGATGGGGAGTGTGTGTTCACAAACTAACTCACACTCGGTGGAGTAGATACACACATTCTGATGCAGTGGAGGTGTAATGCACATACGGAGCATCCAGACGGACAAACAAAGGCACAATTGtgtacaagtacacacacacacacacacacacacacacacacacactgtatactcAAGGAGTTGTGTCAAGACAAATGCAAATGGTTATGCTCTAAAAATACATCCTGTGATTTCCTTTCAAAGTAGACTCCTCCTTCCTGAATCATTATCTTCCActtctcctctttttttttgctcCTCATCATGTCATCTTTTCACTGTCTCACATCTACAACATTTATGTTATCTTGTCAT comes from Hypomesus transpacificus isolate Combined female chromosome 2, fHypTra1, whole genome shotgun sequence and encodes:
- the erfl1 gene encoding ETS domain-containing transcription factor ERF-like yields the protein MDCNCVSDLLLNPPVPTLWTPGIAFPDWAYKPESSPGSRQIQLWHFILELLQKEEYQGVIAWQGDYGEFVIKDPDEVARLWGIRKCKPHMNYDKLSRALRYYYNKRILHKTKGKRFTYKFNFSKVVLVNYPLLDMASSPFLLTQNHFNGGSAAPDCSPVTPEALQSLFPRLPESARGTSLFERGATAPAPEGDKLRLDAFPFLGSGAPCYSKPPSLLGPYPRNPPFDYPWGFNPYLPGAFSLNNCPKLPPGSLYPSHFYHNPLQSSLSQLPHPFSSLLPPGEAGGGERGGGGQTGATNGTAGGQPARLCLPPYPGLSLSRTDRGDGVSGGERERVEASTPGTGLGMGLSLGLGGLGGLGGLGGLGLGLGAMAGGRQSPSECRSGVKQDPESDSDLEITDLSDCSSENEIEPVFSMSKEAMQAGRSQILLDRKKGGSLPPLSSLPPPVSPHPLKSLVPITPPPPSLPPPLSPSMALVDRHRETETLKLIHS